One region of Cellvibrio zantedeschiae genomic DNA includes:
- a CDS encoding glycosyltransferase gives MINNEILVSIVIPAYNEEKYIGMCLQSLSELEFDKDKLEIIVVDNGSTDRTLEIARSYTSNVIIKEKVKVGAVRNYGVSHAKGKYIVFLDSDCVVDKQWLSRGINKLQKDSKLVLGGQYLMRESPSWLEKYWVLTNSVEKIYQTTLVGGCIFIENKTFESVAGFNENLNSGEDSDLTYRLIQADFTVNIDPSLSVIHMGYPSEILPFIKRQIWHSSDYITSLKKSLKDKIFILTLCFMIGVITFTSGLLFHGHFNLLFLLLMVTPPALLSYKRISRSQTTYTGFFDVISIYAVDWLYLIGRTCGILLSFKNALANPAKDQKVDIR, from the coding sequence ATGATTAATAATGAAATACTCGTATCTATAGTCATACCAGCCTACAACGAAGAAAAATACATTGGTATGTGTTTACAATCTTTGTCCGAGCTGGAGTTTGATAAAGATAAGCTTGAAATTATTGTTGTTGACAATGGATCTACTGACAGAACATTAGAAATTGCCCGCAGCTATACATCAAATGTAATCATTAAAGAAAAAGTTAAAGTTGGAGCAGTAAGAAATTACGGTGTATCGCATGCAAAAGGAAAATATATTGTATTTTTGGACTCCGACTGTGTAGTAGATAAACAATGGTTAAGCCGTGGCATTAATAAACTTCAAAAAGATAGCAAGCTTGTATTGGGCGGCCAATACCTGATGAGGGAATCACCATCCTGGTTAGAAAAGTATTGGGTATTAACCAATTCTGTTGAAAAAATATATCAAACCACACTGGTTGGTGGATGCATATTTATTGAGAACAAAACCTTCGAGAGTGTTGCAGGATTTAACGAAAACCTGAATTCAGGCGAAGATAGTGATTTGACCTACCGTCTTATTCAGGCCGACTTTACAGTCAATATAGATCCCTCACTTAGCGTGATACATATGGGGTATCCTTCAGAAATTTTACCGTTTATCAAACGACAAATCTGGCATTCATCCGACTATATAACCAGCTTGAAAAAATCGCTTAAAGATAAAATATTCATTCTCACGCTCTGCTTTATGATAGGTGTAATTACATTTACAAGCGGCCTGCTTTTCCATGGCCACTTTAATCTGTTGTTTTTATTATTGATGGTGACCCCACCTGCGCTGCTTTCTTATAAAAGAATTTCGCGCAGCCAAACTACCTACACTGGTTTTTTTGATGTTATTTCCATCTATGCGGTGGATTGGTTGTATCTTATTGGCAGGACTTGTGGGATTTTATTAAGCTTTAAAAATGCGCTTGCTAATCCCGCCAAAGATCAAAAAGTTGATATACGATAA
- a CDS encoding acyltransferase: protein MRFMRTFFKSIDFLLSLRFHIIFGLSGNIKTGKKLTIKGHPIIHIEPGCHLIIGTHVVLNSSNMGYHVNMFAPVKLFADKATAKIIIGDNTRIHGSAIHAYELVEVGKNCLIAANCQIMDCSGHDLSFEDVENRIQTKGTSSPVVIEDNVWLGTGCVVLPGVRIGRGSVIAANSVVTKSIPPMTLAGGNPAKVIRTFG, encoded by the coding sequence ATGAGATTTATGAGAACATTTTTTAAATCAATTGATTTCCTTTTGAGTCTGCGCTTCCATATTATTTTTGGTTTATCTGGCAATATAAAAACAGGCAAAAAACTAACTATAAAAGGACATCCAATAATCCACATAGAACCTGGTTGTCATCTGATTATTGGCACTCATGTAGTATTAAATTCAAGCAATATGGGATATCACGTTAATATGTTTGCACCTGTAAAACTTTTTGCAGACAAGGCAACTGCAAAAATTATTATTGGTGACAATACGCGTATTCATGGTTCTGCAATTCATGCTTATGAATTGGTAGAGGTCGGAAAAAACTGTTTGATTGCGGCTAACTGCCAAATCATGGATTGCAGTGGCCATGATTTATCATTTGAAGATGTTGAGAATAGAATTCAAACCAAAGGCACCAGTTCGCCAGTTGTTATTGAAGATAATGTTTGGCTAGGTACGGGATGTGTTGTATTACCCGGTGTGAGAATAGGTCGAGGTAGCGTAATTGCTGCTAATAGTGTCGTAACAAAAAGTATTCCTCCTATGACTTTAGCAGGTGGAAACCCGGCCAAAGTCATAAGAACATTTGGATAA
- a CDS encoding acyltransferase family protein yields MNDISPPKESMRLRSIDGLRGIAAMGVVLYHLSGNLKEDLQQLLPAFLNTIMSYGYLGVPVFFVISGLVISLSIGDSLVTKHYAAKFIVRRSIRLDPTYWAAIFFGIALLIFKNKISAVQEPLPSVGNILAHMFYLQDLLTVRPLISVVFWTLCLEIQFYLFYLFSLWISQKVTKKLNISNFHLLIIIGLGVFSILVDRSFYSLSVNGLFISNWHYFLIGVLVARVFRRKAYSTQVFFIWILFECITSLYFGEKPYQTAGIIIGIFLYALWWRSLLDRVFTSATLQYLGTISYTLYLVHPDIGWKVISTARMFFHGHLPKIYVIPVLLAAIVVSIIVAHIFHLLFEKPSLRLAEKLKKVDFENLFSSKAAVNSQ; encoded by the coding sequence ATGAATGACATTTCTCCGCCCAAGGAAAGTATGCGTTTACGATCTATTGATGGACTACGTGGAATAGCTGCCATGGGAGTGGTTTTGTACCATCTCTCCGGCAATTTGAAAGAAGATTTGCAGCAGTTATTACCAGCATTCCTAAATACGATAATGTCTTATGGCTATTTAGGAGTGCCAGTTTTCTTTGTTATTAGCGGTTTGGTTATCTCCCTGAGTATTGGCGACTCCCTTGTTACAAAACACTATGCTGCAAAATTTATTGTGCGCAGGAGCATACGGCTCGATCCTACCTATTGGGCTGCCATATTTTTTGGTATTGCGCTGTTAATTTTTAAAAATAAAATATCTGCTGTGCAGGAGCCCTTGCCCTCGGTGGGTAATATTTTGGCGCATATGTTTTATTTGCAGGATCTGCTGACCGTCAGGCCACTAATATCTGTAGTTTTTTGGACATTATGTTTAGAGATCCAATTCTATTTGTTCTACTTATTCAGTCTATGGATATCTCAAAAGGTCACCAAAAAATTGAATATTTCGAATTTTCATTTACTTATTATTATAGGACTGGGCGTTTTTTCTATATTAGTAGACAGAAGCTTTTATTCGCTATCGGTGAATGGTTTATTTATTTCAAACTGGCACTATTTTTTGATTGGCGTTTTAGTTGCCAGAGTGTTCAGACGTAAAGCCTACAGCACACAGGTGTTTTTTATATGGATTTTATTTGAGTGTATTACGTCCTTATATTTTGGTGAAAAACCATATCAAACTGCCGGTATCATTATTGGTATTTTTTTATATGCCTTGTGGTGGCGGTCATTGTTAGATCGAGTATTTACGTCTGCAACCTTACAGTATCTCGGCACTATTTCATACACTTTATATCTAGTACATCCTGATATAGGGTGGAAAGTTATATCAACAGCAAGAATGTTTTTTCATGGGCATCTACCGAAAATCTATGTAATACCTGTGCTATTAGCAGCTATTGTAGTGAGTATTATAGTAGCCCATATTTTTCATCTTTTATTTGAGAAGCCTTCATTGAGACTGGCGGAAAAACTAAAAAAAGTTGATTTTGAAAATTTGTTTAGTTCTAAAGCTGCTGTTAATTCACAGTAA
- a CDS encoding O-antigen ligase family protein, whose protein sequence is MATQIYTVDDFYAFKVKNMWSYCKTQHFSFWAICCYLFVEFVRPQTLIPALNILPWAMLFILLAAIGAMTDPSVKAVSNFANKLMVLFLLMIIISIGFAQYFDLARKEFMQIFNWFVIYFLIINIVNTRERAYIFILILLIASAKIAIGTSKSWAMRGFSFTAWGLSGPAGFFQNSGELAILMLVLFPLAFYMYQALKDKVTKWERGILILFWVCPILTILGASSRGAQLALAVQLVIMFRKSMFKLKPLIGVVILCGAIFYLLPQEQKDRFSNSGDDKTSQQRLLYWEHGWEMLKEYPLTGVGFFNFAPYYEDFYPQDMLYPRAQLPHNIFIQVGTDAGFIALFIFMLLIFYCFVLAIKLGKHNSVDGKFAAGLGFGVLGFAIAGQFVTVTYYPFLWINLGILVALNNITNQQKK, encoded by the coding sequence ATGGCCACGCAAATCTATACCGTTGATGATTTTTACGCATTCAAAGTGAAGAATATGTGGTCTTATTGTAAGACGCAGCATTTCTCGTTTTGGGCGATTTGTTGCTATCTATTTGTAGAGTTTGTTCGTCCTCAAACTCTCATTCCCGCCTTAAATATCTTGCCTTGGGCAATGCTCTTTATTCTATTAGCCGCAATCGGCGCTATGACTGATCCTTCAGTGAAAGCAGTATCCAATTTTGCCAATAAACTCATGGTTCTTTTCCTGTTGATGATTATTATTTCTATTGGGTTCGCTCAATATTTCGATCTTGCCAGAAAAGAATTTATGCAGATTTTTAACTGGTTTGTTATTTATTTTCTAATTATTAATATCGTCAATACCCGTGAGCGGGCCTATATTTTTATTTTAATTCTATTGATTGCAAGTGCAAAAATTGCGATAGGTACATCAAAAAGTTGGGCCATGCGTGGCTTTTCATTTACGGCCTGGGGGCTAAGTGGGCCTGCTGGATTTTTCCAAAACTCGGGTGAGTTGGCCATCTTGATGTTGGTGCTTTTTCCATTAGCATTTTACATGTACCAGGCATTAAAAGATAAAGTGACCAAGTGGGAACGAGGTATTTTGATTTTATTTTGGGTGTGTCCGATTTTGACAATTCTAGGCGCGAGTAGTCGTGGTGCCCAGCTTGCTTTAGCTGTACAGCTCGTAATTATGTTTAGAAAAAGCATGTTTAAATTAAAACCCTTAATTGGTGTGGTGATCTTGTGCGGTGCTATTTTTTACCTACTTCCCCAAGAGCAAAAAGATAGGTTTTCGAATAGCGGAGACGATAAAACGTCACAACAAAGATTGCTTTATTGGGAACATGGATGGGAAATGTTAAAAGAATATCCGCTGACTGGTGTGGGCTTCTTTAATTTTGCACCCTACTATGAAGATTTTTACCCGCAAGATATGTTGTATCCCAGGGCTCAGCTACCACACAATATTTTTATTCAGGTAGGAACAGATGCTGGTTTCATAGCGCTGTTTATATTTATGCTGCTTATTTTTTACTGTTTTGTATTGGCTATTAAGCTTGGTAAACACAACAGTGTAGATGGTAAGTTTGCAGCTGGTTTAGGTTTTGGTGTGTTAGGTTTTGCTATAGCTGGCCAATTTGTAACAGTGACTTATTACCCATTCTTATGGATTAACCTGGGTATTCTGGTTGCATTAAACAATATTACAAATCAGCAAAAAAAATAA
- a CDS encoding arsenate-mycothiol transferase ArsC: protein MVTPQFIKDRFGSKRGMLNTFIYGVKHNFGAFDKYQNIQLSKVRRLIFICSGNICRSPLAEYVAKKNGVEAISFGLHCRGGDAADIRAINYGKTINLDLSTHVTQNIAQYQPKEGDLLVGMEPKHADELEQIFNGKVSITLAGLWLHKKQSYLHDPYGSGSIFFNYCEDQVVRAVESLAKKIN, encoded by the coding sequence ATGGTTACACCGCAATTTATCAAGGATCGTTTTGGCTCCAAGAGAGGAATGCTAAATACATTCATTTATGGGGTGAAGCATAATTTTGGCGCTTTTGACAAATACCAGAATATCCAACTTTCAAAAGTGCGACGATTAATATTTATTTGCTCGGGTAACATTTGCCGTAGCCCTTTAGCAGAGTATGTTGCCAAGAAAAACGGCGTGGAAGCCATATCTTTTGGTCTACATTGCCGTGGTGGTGATGCGGCAGATATAAGAGCTATTAATTATGGTAAGACTATAAATCTTGATTTAAGTACACATGTGACTCAGAACATCGCTCAATACCAACCGAAAGAGGGCGATTTGTTGGTTGGGATGGAGCCCAAACATGCAGACGAGCTTGAGCAGATATTTAACGGTAAAGTCTCTATCACTTTGGCAGGGTTATGGTTACATAAAAAACAAAGCTACTTACATGATCCTTATGGTTCTGGATCTATTTTCTTTAATTACTGCGAGGATCAAGTGGTGAGAGCAGTTGAATCGTTAGCTAAGAAAATAAACTAG
- a CDS encoding glycosyltransferase family 4 protein — protein sequence MVNNEPSILHAIDTTGPGGAETVFLDLAQYLTLDGYNTIAVIKGPGWVEEQLKQRGVDYYIVKPKGGLSLNYYISLYRIIKKHNVKLIQAHLLGSTLTYSLLSLVLKIPLVATLHGRVDVNPNEKRIFIKNKIMQMGVSKLIAVSHDLAEYIAARGLFKKEKIAVIYNGVNVKKYQKNADASIRNTLGINNDAVLIGCVGNVRPAKAYNVLINAAKLVVEQNSNVHFIVAGHKKADLMVKLDDQIRSQDLAQHVHFVGFQEDTAHFLGQMDLFALSSSSEGFSIATIEAMASELPVVVTRCGGPEEIVTHDETGYLVKVNDAFELSEALLKLISNESLRVQFAQAAKKHVISTFSMDKLLEEYRKIFTSLIKTT from the coding sequence ATGGTGAATAATGAACCATCAATATTGCATGCTATAGACACTACAGGCCCTGGCGGTGCTGAAACAGTATTTTTAGATCTGGCGCAATATTTAACATTGGATGGTTACAATACCATAGCTGTTATCAAGGGGCCGGGGTGGGTTGAGGAGCAACTCAAACAGAGGGGGGTCGACTATTATATTGTTAAGCCTAAGGGCGGGCTGTCGCTCAATTATTACATCTCTCTATACCGCATCATAAAAAAGCACAATGTTAAGTTGATTCAAGCTCACTTATTAGGCTCAACTTTGACTTATTCTCTTTTGTCTTTGGTATTAAAAATTCCGTTGGTAGCCACCCTACACGGGCGTGTGGATGTAAACCCGAATGAAAAACGAATATTTATTAAAAATAAAATAATGCAAATGGGTGTCAGTAAATTGATTGCGGTAAGCCATGATTTGGCTGAGTACATTGCAGCGAGAGGATTATTTAAAAAGGAAAAAATTGCTGTTATATACAATGGTGTTAATGTAAAAAAATATCAAAAAAATGCTGACGCTAGTATCCGCAACACACTAGGAATAAATAATGACGCCGTGCTGATTGGTTGTGTCGGTAACGTCAGGCCAGCGAAGGCGTATAACGTTCTTATAAATGCTGCCAAACTTGTTGTTGAGCAAAATTCCAACGTGCATTTTATCGTAGCGGGACATAAGAAGGCAGATTTAATGGTTAAGCTTGATGATCAAATACGATCTCAGGATTTAGCCCAGCATGTTCATTTTGTGGGATTCCAAGAGGATACAGCCCACTTCTTGGGGCAAATGGATTTATTTGCATTGTCCTCCAGCTCAGAAGGTTTTTCAATTGCAACCATCGAAGCTATGGCAAGTGAACTACCTGTCGTTGTAACTCGTTGTGGTGGGCCTGAAGAAATAGTAACGCACGATGAAACGGGATACTTGGTAAAAGTAAATGATGCTTTCGAGTTATCAGAGGCTTTGCTCAAATTAATAAGCAATGAATCACTCAGGGTTCAGTTTGCGCAAGCTGCCAAAAAGCATGTAATTAGTACATTTTCAATGGATAAGTTGCTGGAGGAATATAGGAAAATCTTTACCAGTTTAATAAAAACAACATGA
- a CDS encoding carboxylate--amine ligase produces the protein MIFSVLVLDANQRSALAVTRSLGRSNYVVTTADSTDRALAGVSRYSSQYIQSPNSETNPADYVNWLIKLQSERKFDLVIPVTEITSQLLLMSHQDLHGVKLPFASYEKVMKLAHKGHLVEAANRLGVPAPQSELYESAPSVDPSIQTYPLVLKPCLSKIYTGTHWIATTVRIASSAEELITILKRDTYLQNTSFMLQEFIPGHGAGVFCLFDKGKPLAFFAHHRVREKPPQGGVSVLSRSVEADPLLKDYATRLLSGVNWHGVAMVEFRVSPEGKAYLMEVNTRFWGSLQLAIDSGVDFPALLAQAELTGQAPTIERYRVGQHLRWFLGDVDSLYLYLKSSHSFKNKLARIIQFLTPRPTKCRHEVNRWDDLAPAQYELSIYLKHLLGR, from the coding sequence ATGATATTTTCTGTTTTAGTTCTAGATGCAAACCAGCGTAGTGCGCTTGCAGTTACTCGATCCTTGGGCAGAAGTAATTATGTTGTTACTACCGCTGACTCTACAGATAGGGCGTTAGCTGGCGTATCGCGCTACTCTTCCCAATATATACAAAGCCCAAATTCAGAAACCAATCCAGCAGATTATGTAAATTGGTTAATCAAATTACAGAGTGAGCGCAAGTTTGATTTGGTAATTCCCGTTACTGAAATTACCAGCCAATTATTACTAATGAGCCACCAAGACCTTCACGGGGTTAAACTCCCATTCGCATCTTATGAAAAAGTCATGAAATTGGCTCACAAAGGCCATTTAGTAGAGGCTGCTAATCGATTGGGTGTTCCAGCACCTCAATCAGAGCTTTATGAGTCAGCGCCCTCCGTAGATCCAAGCATTCAAACCTACCCTTTAGTGTTAAAGCCTTGCCTATCTAAAATTTATACTGGCACACATTGGATTGCGACAACAGTGAGGATAGCTTCATCAGCAGAGGAGCTCATAACCATATTGAAGCGAGATACATATCTGCAAAATACGTCGTTTATGTTGCAAGAATTCATCCCCGGCCATGGAGCTGGCGTTTTTTGTTTATTTGATAAAGGCAAACCCCTGGCTTTTTTCGCTCATCACCGGGTACGCGAGAAGCCACCCCAAGGTGGGGTTAGCGTCCTCAGCCGGAGCGTTGAAGCCGATCCTTTACTTAAAGATTATGCGACTCGTTTACTGAGCGGTGTTAATTGGCATGGCGTCGCAATGGTGGAGTTCAGGGTATCGCCTGAGGGTAAAGCCTATCTTATGGAAGTAAACACGCGCTTTTGGGGTTCGCTGCAATTAGCTATTGATTCCGGGGTTGATTTCCCCGCATTGCTCGCACAAGCCGAATTGACGGGACAAGCGCCAACTATCGAAAGGTACCGTGTAGGACAACATTTACGCTGGTTTTTAGGCGATGTGGATAGTCTGTACTTATATTTAAAGTCCTCACACTCTTTTAAAAATAAATTAGCCAGAATTATCCAATTTCTAACACCCCGTCCAACTAAATGTCGCCATGAGGTCAATCGTTGGGATGATTTAGCACCAGCGCAATATGAACTATCCATTTATTTAAAGCATTTGTTGGGTCGATAA
- a CDS encoding polysaccharide deacetylase family protein, with product MNNLLKSALKPVLISFASYFGPHARKGNSGDLWILMYHRILPAHDARFQLEEPGMLVKPETFEMHVKEIKRNFDLISLGEWVSAKERGEKLPPKACAITFDDGWLDNFEYALPILKNEAAPATLFVVADKIGTDFQFWPNIVSILLLNGAAKAMCLHPLFEPLSAKLTAVTSSSSRDELANIILHLKKFSDEAIFSALEDISWRSLCPANLPPALMDWDQLKAMQNTGLVEIGSHTCTHRRLTNFLQPNELEHEIVTSKLKLQEKLNTPVNLFCFPNGDYNQEALSLVMQNYSAAVTTRRGINLPSNTNLHELTRIGLHEEVSQNKEKFRARLSGWL from the coding sequence ATGAATAACTTACTCAAATCTGCACTCAAGCCGGTATTAATTTCTTTTGCCAGTTATTTTGGACCTCATGCCAGAAAAGGTAATAGCGGTGACTTATGGATATTAATGTACCACCGCATACTCCCAGCGCATGACGCGCGCTTTCAATTGGAAGAACCTGGTATGCTGGTGAAACCCGAAACATTCGAGATGCATGTGAAAGAAATCAAACGAAATTTTGATTTAATCTCTCTTGGTGAATGGGTGAGCGCTAAAGAGCGTGGTGAAAAATTACCTCCAAAGGCATGTGCCATTACGTTTGATGATGGCTGGCTTGATAACTTTGAATACGCGCTTCCTATTTTGAAAAACGAAGCTGCACCTGCAACCTTGTTCGTAGTAGCAGACAAAATAGGTACAGATTTTCAGTTCTGGCCGAACATTGTTTCAATATTGTTACTAAATGGCGCAGCCAAGGCAATGTGCCTCCACCCCTTATTTGAACCTCTGTCTGCTAAACTCACAGCAGTTACATCAAGCTCTAGCAGGGACGAGCTGGCCAATATAATTTTACATTTAAAAAAATTTTCCGATGAAGCCATTTTTTCCGCGTTAGAGGATATTTCCTGGCGCAGCCTGTGCCCAGCAAACTTACCGCCTGCCTTGATGGACTGGGACCAATTAAAGGCTATGCAGAATACTGGCTTGGTAGAAATCGGCTCCCATACCTGTACGCATCGGCGCCTGACAAACTTCCTACAACCAAATGAGCTTGAGCACGAAATCGTTACAAGTAAATTAAAATTGCAAGAGAAACTAAATACCCCTGTAAATTTATTTTGCTTTCCCAATGGAGACTACAACCAAGAAGCACTAAGCTTGGTAATGCAGAACTATTCTGCTGCCGTAACTACTCGCAGGGGAATCAATCTTCCGAGTAACACTAACCTACATGAACTAACCCGAATCGGCTTGCATGAAGAAGTAAGTCAAAATAAAGAAAAGTTTCGCGCCCGTCTTTCTGGCTGGCTTTAA
- a CDS encoding polysaccharide deacetylase family protein: MNNPMENQSSFERIMNRLVGPFATIFTLHRPDPGNGAYNGASEDLLKKCLDYANKKNYQFMSVDKLVDDSLNFRSPDQPIICFTLDDGYSDQATRLLPTLIDYGTSPNLFVITDFIDQQMWPWDAKLTYLIWKTSLSSCNVSIGAHKLTLDLSTKEKRIITRRKINKLIKTLPHAQLLEAIDIISSACQLTLPNEIPNDFKSITWQELRDLESKGVRIGSHTKSHIVFNSSSGALITHELEQSYLKLKTELSDPSSVFCYPLGSHNDFSSHHIALIKEAGYKSAVSTISNITNPTQIRKNPFQIQRIAFPNNFDTFVRYTSWREAVRSKLPF; the protein is encoded by the coding sequence ATGAATAATCCTATGGAAAACCAATCCTCGTTTGAGCGGATAATGAACCGGCTCGTGGGGCCGTTTGCTACGATTTTCACACTCCACAGACCCGATCCGGGAAATGGTGCTTATAACGGAGCCAGCGAAGATTTACTTAAAAAATGCTTGGATTATGCCAATAAGAAAAATTATCAATTTATGTCGGTGGACAAATTAGTTGATGACTCCTTAAACTTCCGTTCACCTGATCAGCCAATCATATGCTTCACATTGGATGATGGTTATTCCGACCAAGCCACTCGTTTGCTTCCAACTCTTATCGATTATGGAACATCACCGAATCTTTTTGTAATTACAGATTTTATTGATCAACAAATGTGGCCATGGGACGCCAAGCTCACTTATTTAATATGGAAAACATCGTTGTCATCCTGCAATGTTTCAATTGGTGCGCACAAGCTAACGTTAGATCTATCCACGAAAGAAAAACGTATTATTACCAGACGTAAAATTAATAAGTTGATAAAAACCTTACCCCATGCACAATTGCTAGAAGCAATTGATATAATTTCCAGTGCTTGTCAATTGACGCTACCAAATGAAATACCAAATGATTTTAAGTCTATAACATGGCAGGAACTTCGAGATCTTGAGTCGAAGGGAGTTCGTATCGGCTCACACACTAAAAGCCACATAGTATTTAATTCAAGTAGCGGCGCTTTAATTACGCATGAACTGGAACAATCATATTTAAAACTTAAAACTGAGCTATCAGACCCTTCTTCAGTTTTCTGTTATCCTTTAGGCTCACACAATGATTTTTCATCTCACCATATCGCTCTTATAAAGGAAGCTGGATATAAGTCCGCGGTCTCAACTATTTCAAACATTACCAATCCAACACAAATACGTAAGAATCCTTTTCAAATTCAGCGCATAGCGTTTCCAAATAATTTTGATACATTTGTACGCTACACCTCATGGAGAGAAGCTGTGCGTAGCAAGCTCCCCTTTTAA
- a CDS encoding FemAB family XrtA/PEP-CTERM system-associated protein, producing the protein MTQLTKQDELKTQLCNYKLELKIAKDAKAKVASQFKHLVVGSEEYSALLLSMQTVSNEVKEIEKKIKAIEKASIDQTLLSDIPDAIHPPLLTIPNDVNWADDFIVREIIPEEFPAWYDFISTIPNATAYHQQAWKELIEFSFQNTTRVWAAFDLKNAIIGGIPLTFFDSHLFGKFAVSIPYVNYGGVITRYFNIAQQLLAHLRFVCDSESLSHIEVRTMQPDLAEKSSSKKASMILRLPKTSEELEKDLGSKVRAQQKKAEDYLPTIKFGKLELLNDFYRVFSQNMRDLGTPVYSKKWFMAILKNSQVNATIAVVNIKGKPVSAAFLIGHNEMMEIPWASTIKEANIFNSNMWMYRKILDFAIHNKFSFFDFGRSTQDAGTYKFKKQWGAVPYQHYWYKILPNATNNEGPELNPDNPKFAIMIAVWKKLPLWLANTIGPAIIRNIP; encoded by the coding sequence ATGACGCAACTAACGAAACAAGACGAACTTAAAACGCAATTGTGCAACTACAAATTAGAATTGAAAATCGCAAAAGATGCAAAAGCAAAAGTTGCATCTCAATTTAAGCACCTTGTAGTTGGTAGTGAAGAGTATTCAGCGCTATTGCTATCGATGCAGACAGTGTCGAATGAAGTAAAAGAAATTGAGAAAAAAATTAAAGCGATTGAAAAGGCCAGTATCGATCAAACTCTTTTATCAGACATCCCCGATGCCATCCATCCACCATTACTAACCATACCCAATGACGTGAATTGGGCTGATGACTTTATAGTTCGGGAGATTATCCCGGAGGAATTTCCGGCTTGGTATGATTTCATATCCACCATTCCAAATGCTACGGCTTACCACCAACAAGCGTGGAAAGAACTAATTGAGTTTTCATTTCAAAACACAACACGTGTATGGGCTGCTTTCGATTTAAAAAATGCAATTATTGGCGGAATCCCATTAACTTTTTTTGATAGCCATTTGTTTGGAAAATTTGCAGTATCAATTCCCTATGTTAACTACGGTGGGGTAATTACTCGTTATTTTAATATTGCCCAACAACTACTAGCTCATTTGCGTTTCGTTTGCGACAGCGAGAGCTTATCGCACATTGAAGTTCGCACAATGCAACCAGATTTGGCCGAAAAATCCTCTTCCAAAAAAGCATCTATGATCTTAAGGCTACCTAAAACAAGCGAAGAATTGGAAAAAGACCTAGGCTCCAAAGTTAGGGCTCAGCAAAAGAAGGCTGAAGATTATCTCCCAACTATAAAATTTGGTAAGTTGGAATTGTTAAATGATTTTTATAGGGTTTTTTCGCAAAACATGCGAGACCTAGGCACGCCTGTTTACAGCAAAAAATGGTTTATGGCAATCCTAAAAAATTCTCAGGTAAATGCAACCATCGCAGTAGTTAATATAAAAGGAAAACCCGTATCGGCGGCGTTTTTGATAGGCCATAATGAAATGATGGAAATCCCTTGGGCGTCAACAATAAAAGAAGCCAACATTTTTAATAGCAACATGTGGATGTACCGCAAAATTTTGGATTTTGCAATCCATAATAAATTTTCATTTTTTGATTTTGGCAGGTCCACTCAAGACGCCGGAACTTATAAATTCAAAAAGCAGTGGGGTGCAGTTCCCTACCAACATTATTGGTATAAAATTCTTCCTAATGCGACCAATAACGAAGGCCCTGAATTAAATCCAGACAATCCAAAATTCGCAATAATGATCGCCGTATGGAAAAAGCTTCCGCTTTGGTTAGCTAATACGATCGGGCCAGCGATTATACGTAATATTCCTTAA